A section of the Jannaschia sp. S6380 genome encodes:
- the lpxI gene encoding UDP-2,3-diacylglucosamine diphosphatase LpxI (LpxI, functionally equivalent to LpxH, replaces it in LPS biosynthesis in a minority of bacteria.), giving the protein MTKLALIAGQGGLPAVLARGLDGRDWRAWHLADHPPDGIASEGFRIERLGTLLAHLAEDGFTEVCFAGRVARPAIDAQAIDAATAPLVPRMMAALRQGDDAALRTVLSFFEEAGLRVVALQELVPGLMDVPQVGTPAQADRADIARAAELHRALSPLDVGQGLVVAGGQVLAIEALPGTDHMLDGLAAPFARPPGGVFYKAAKAGQDRRIDMATLGPDTVDRVRDAGLSGIAVERGAVLVLDADEMRRALTEAGLFLAVQGP; this is encoded by the coding sequence GTGACGAAGCTGGCCCTGATTGCCGGGCAGGGGGGGCTGCCGGCCGTACTGGCCCGCGGGCTGGACGGCCGGGACTGGCGGGCCTGGCATCTCGCCGATCATCCGCCGGACGGCATCGCGTCCGAGGGGTTCCGCATCGAGCGGCTGGGAACGCTGCTGGCGCATCTGGCGGAGGACGGCTTCACCGAGGTTTGCTTCGCCGGCCGCGTTGCCCGGCCGGCCATCGATGCGCAGGCGATCGACGCCGCGACCGCGCCGCTGGTGCCGCGCATGATGGCGGCGCTGCGGCAGGGGGACGATGCGGCGTTGCGCACCGTCCTGTCCTTCTTCGAGGAGGCGGGGTTGCGCGTGGTGGCGCTACAGGAATTGGTGCCGGGCCTGATGGACGTCCCGCAGGTCGGCACGCCCGCGCAGGCGGACCGGGCGGATATCGCACGCGCGGCCGAGCTGCACCGGGCGCTTTCGCCGCTGGATGTCGGGCAGGGGCTGGTGGTGGCGGGCGGCCAGGTGCTGGCGATCGAGGCGCTGCCCGGCACCGATCACATGCTGGACGGATTGGCCGCGCCATTCGCGCGCCCGCCGGGCGGCGTGTTCTACAAGGCGGCCAAGGCCGGGCAGGACAGACGAATCGACATGGCGACGTTGGGCCCCGACACCGTCGATCGCGTGCGCGATGCGGGACTGTCGGGCATCGCGGTGGAGCGCGGCGCCGTCCTCGTCTTGGATGCCGATGAGATGCGCCGCGCCCTGACCGAGGCGGGGCTGTTCCTGGCCGTGCAGGGCCCCTGA
- the lpxB gene encoding lipid-A-disaccharide synthase, with protein sequence MRLFLIAGEPSGDRLGAALMQGLRHLVPDVEIVGIGGPAMTAEGLESLFPMEVLSVMGLAEVVPRLPELLRRRDAAVAAIADLRPDALITIDSPDFCLRVVARARRVRPSLPVIHYVAPSVWAWRPGRAEKMARHVDHVLALLPFEPPYMQAAGMSCDFVGHPVVTEPRATPAEAAAFRARAGGEVALVLPGSRRGEVTRLGPVFGEAIEQLPRGSRVVVPTVPHLEPVLREMTRGWPFDPILVTDPADKRAAFGAATAALAASGTVSLELAASGTPMVIAYDMNWFSWQIVSRMLRVDTGTLVNLIAGRNVVPEFHGPACRAGPVGAAFARLMSVPSERDRQTQALSDAMDALGRGGVAPGLRAARSVVDHLAK encoded by the coding sequence ATGCGGCTGTTCCTGATCGCGGGCGAACCTTCGGGCGATCGGTTGGGCGCGGCGCTGATGCAAGGGCTGCGGCACCTGGTGCCGGACGTCGAAATCGTCGGCATCGGCGGCCCGGCCATGACCGCCGAGGGGTTGGAGAGCCTGTTCCCGATGGAGGTGCTGTCGGTCATGGGGCTGGCCGAAGTGGTGCCCCGGTTGCCGGAACTTTTGCGCAGGCGGGATGCGGCCGTCGCGGCCATCGCCGACCTGCGGCCGGATGCGTTGATCACGATCGACAGCCCCGATTTCTGCCTGCGTGTGGTCGCGCGCGCCCGGCGGGTCCGCCCGTCGCTGCCGGTCATCCACTATGTCGCGCCGTCGGTCTGGGCCTGGCGTCCGGGGCGGGCCGAGAAGATGGCGCGGCATGTCGACCATGTCCTGGCCCTTCTGCCTTTCGAGCCGCCCTATATGCAGGCGGCCGGGATGAGCTGCGATTTCGTCGGTCACCCGGTCGTGACGGAGCCGCGGGCCACACCGGCCGAGGCCGCCGCCTTCCGCGCACGGGCGGGCGGCGAGGTCGCGCTCGTCCTGCCTGGATCGCGGCGGGGGGAGGTGACGCGCCTGGGACCCGTCTTCGGCGAAGCGATCGAGCAGCTACCCCGCGGCAGCCGGGTCGTCGTTCCGACCGTGCCGCATCTGGAGCCAGTCCTGCGCGAGATGACGCGGGGCTGGCCCTTCGATCCGATCCTGGTGACGGACCCGGCCGACAAGCGTGCGGCCTTCGGGGCGGCGACGGCGGCACTCGCCGCATCGGGCACCGTCAGCCTGGAACTCGCCGCGAGCGGGACGCCGATGGTCATCGCCTACGACATGAACTGGTTCAGCTGGCAGATCGTCAGCCGGATGCTGCGTGTGGATACGGGGACCCTGGTGAACCTGATCGCGGGCCGCAACGTCGTGCCCGAGTTCCACGGCCCGGCCTGTCGCGCCGGCCCGGTCGGTGCGGCCTTCGCACGGCTGATGTCGGTGCCGTCGGAACGCGATCGCCAGACGCAGGCCCTGTCGGATGCGATGGACGCGCTCGGCCGCGGCGGCGTGGCGCCCGGCCTGCGCGCGGCACGGTCGGTGGTGGACCATCTCGCGAAGTGA
- a CDS encoding aminotransferase class I/II-fold pyridoxal phosphate-dependent enzyme: MHIDPFAVEIWMNAHETACELNLAETCVRSLTLGELLQLAGRNEAALGDLLPLRLTYGAIEGSNALRDAIAALYVDRTRGDIVVTHGTAGANALVWQAMVGPGDRVVSFVPTYQQHVSIPESLGADVVRFPLHPGDGWHPDLGALDHAVTPETRMIAFTNPNNPTGARIAPDAMARIVEIARAADAWVLVDEVYRGTGREDPGFDPSIVDLYEKGIATAGMSKAFSLAGLRLGWVTAPREVLEAVALHRDYNTISVGMIDDHLAAIALGAADRLLDRARAITSRNLALIDDWMAGEPSLTWVRPEAGTTALIHYDIDLPSEAFCLDLLAQTGVLLTPGSVFGVEGCVRIGFGNDPAAMADGLPRLSRFLAARRA, encoded by the coding sequence ATGCATATCGATCCATTCGCGGTCGAGATCTGGATGAACGCGCATGAGACCGCGTGCGAACTCAATCTCGCCGAAACCTGCGTGCGCAGCCTGACGCTGGGCGAGTTGCTGCAACTGGCCGGCCGGAACGAGGCGGCGCTCGGCGACCTGCTTCCCCTGCGCCTGACCTATGGCGCGATCGAAGGATCGAACGCGCTGCGCGATGCGATCGCGGCCCTCTATGTCGACCGGACGCGCGGCGATATCGTGGTGACGCATGGCACGGCGGGCGCGAACGCGCTCGTCTGGCAGGCGATGGTCGGACCGGGCGACCGCGTCGTCAGCTTCGTGCCGACCTATCAGCAGCATGTCTCCATCCCCGAAAGCCTGGGCGCCGACGTCGTGCGCTTTCCCCTTCATCCCGGGGACGGCTGGCACCCCGATCTCGGCGCGCTGGACCATGCCGTCACGCCGGAGACCCGGATGATCGCCTTCACCAACCCCAACAACCCGACCGGGGCCCGGATCGCACCGGACGCGATGGCCCGGATCGTCGAAATCGCGCGCGCTGCCGATGCCTGGGTGCTGGTGGACGAGGTCTATCGCGGCACCGGGCGGGAAGATCCGGGCTTCGATCCGTCCATCGTCGACCTCTACGAAAAGGGGATCGCCACGGCGGGCATGTCCAAGGCGTTCTCGCTGGCCGGGCTGCGCCTCGGCTGGGTGACGGCCCCGCGCGAGGTTCTGGAGGCGGTGGCGCTGCATCGCGACTACAACACCATTTCCGTCGGCATGATCGACGACCACCTGGCGGCCATCGCGCTCGGCGCCGCCGACCGCCTGCTGGACCGCGCGCGCGCGATCACGTCCCGCAATCTGGCGCTCATCGACGACTGGATGGCGGGCGAGCCTTCGTTGACATGGGTCCGGCCCGAGGCCGGGACGACCGCGCTGATCCACTACGACATCGACCTGCCGTCCGAGGCGTTCTGCCTCGATCTTCTGGCACAGACCGGCGTCCTGCTGACCCCCGGATCGGTCTTCGGGGTCGAGGGCTGCGTGCGGATAGGGTTCGGCAACGACCCCGCGGCGATGGCGGACGGCCTGCCGCGCCTGTCGAGGTTCCTGGCCGCACGCCGTGCGTGA
- a CDS encoding DUF2059 domain-containing protein has translation MKRTIRILATAFLGIGLTCGASWAENTAEQEVRADTVGTIMNAVRVEALMQVVATEGARHGMSLEKALFAGRGGRDWARAVSAIQTPERLVPIIASTLRDELSPADAEVVAAFYSGDLGGRIVRREVEARRDMLDTDIETSATRAVADQGTERTALIDQLIDGMDLVDSNVSGGLNANFAFYRGLGDGGALRKRMTESEMIAMVWNQESAVRAATTRWLRGYLTLAYAPFSDAELRTYMTFTQTPAGRRYVAAMFAGFGRVFETTSYDLGLAAARFIAQDTI, from the coding sequence ATGAAAAGGACGATCAGGATCCTCGCCACGGCGTTTTTGGGCATCGGACTGACCTGCGGCGCGAGTTGGGCGGAGAACACGGCGGAGCAGGAAGTGCGCGCCGACACAGTGGGCACGATCATGAACGCGGTCCGGGTGGAGGCCCTGATGCAGGTCGTCGCCACCGAAGGCGCGCGTCACGGCATGAGCCTGGAGAAGGCGCTCTTCGCCGGGCGCGGCGGGCGGGACTGGGCGCGGGCCGTCTCGGCCATCCAGACGCCCGAGCGGCTGGTGCCGATCATCGCGTCCACCCTTCGGGACGAGCTGTCGCCAGCCGATGCCGAGGTGGTGGCCGCATTCTATTCCGGCGATCTGGGCGGGCGGATCGTCCGCCGCGAGGTCGAAGCGCGGCGCGACATGCTGGATACCGACATCGAGACGAGCGCGACCCGGGCCGTCGCGGACCAGGGGACGGAGCGCACGGCGCTGATCGATCAACTGATCGATGGCATGGATCTGGTCGACAGTAACGTGTCGGGCGGGCTGAACGCGAACTTCGCATTCTATCGCGGGCTGGGCGATGGCGGCGCGCTGCGCAAGCGCATGACCGAAAGCGAGATGATCGCGATGGTCTGGAATCAGGAAAGCGCGGTTCGCGCGGCGACGACGCGTTGGCTGCGCGGATACCTGACGCTCGCCTACGCGCCGTTTTCGGATGCCGAACTGCGCACCTACATGACGTTCACGCAGACGCCCGCGGGCCGGCGCTATGTCGCGGCGATGTTCGCGGGGTTCGGCCGCGTGTTCGAGACGACGTCCTACGATCTGGGCCTGGCCGCGGCCCGTTTCATCGCGCAGGACACGATCTGA
- a CDS encoding 50S ribosomal protein L21 — protein MFAVLKTGGKQYRVATGDVLRVEKLACEAGEKIQFNDVMMIGGDKVTVGAPLIDGAAVQADVIDQIRGEKLIHFVKRRRKHGSQRTKGHRQYLTLLRITDILEKGADKSGVKVAIGAGSAPAAKAAPKKAAAKKADVKKAVPATASKEDKIADAALNGTRPANLLDAPRGGKADDLKKIAGVGPKLEGLLHENGVFHFDQISAWGPEEIAYMDDKLSFKGRIERDGWIDQAKQFAAEQE, from the coding sequence ATGTTCGCCGTTCTGAAGACCGGTGGGAAGCAGTACCGGGTCGCCACGGGCGACGTGCTTCGCGTGGAGAAGCTGGCTTGCGAGGCCGGCGAGAAGATCCAGTTCAATGACGTGATGATGATCGGTGGCGACAAGGTCACCGTGGGCGCGCCCCTGATCGACGGTGCGGCGGTCCAGGCCGACGTGATCGACCAGATCCGCGGCGAGAAGCTGATCCACTTCGTCAAGCGCCGCCGGAAGCACGGGTCGCAGCGCACCAAGGGCCATCGTCAGTACCTGACCTTGCTGCGCATCACCGACATCTTGGAAAAGGGCGCCGACAAGTCCGGCGTGAAGGTCGCGATCGGGGCCGGCTCGGCGCCTGCCGCGAAGGCTGCACCGAAGAAGGCCGCCGCCAAGAAGGCGGATGTCAAGAAAGCCGTGCCCGCCACCGCGTCGAAGGAAGACAAGATCGCGGATGCGGCGCTGAACGGCACGCGTCCGGCGAACCTTCTGGACGCGCCGCGTGGCGGCAAGGCCGACGACCTCAAGAAGATCGCGGGCGTCGGACCGAAGCTCGAAGGGCTGCTGCACGAGAACGGCGTCTTCCATTTCGACCAGATCTCGGCTTGGGGTCCCGAAGAGATCGCCTATATGGATGACAAGCTGTCGTTCAAGGGCCGGATTGAGCGGGACGGCTGGATCGACCAGGCGAAGCAATTCGCCGCAGAACAGGAGTAA
- the rpmA gene encoding 50S ribosomal protein L27: MAHKKAGGSSRNGRDSAGRRLGVKLFGGQQAIAGNIIVRQRGTKWWPGEGVGLGRDHTIFATTDGAVTFRKGFKGRTFVSVLPVAEAAE, from the coding sequence ATGGCACACAAGAAAGCCGGTGGTTCCTCCCGCAACGGTCGCGACTCCGCGGGCCGCCGTCTGGGCGTGAAGCTCTTCGGTGGTCAGCAGGCGATCGCGGGCAACATCATCGTTCGCCAGCGCGGCACGAAGTGGTGGCCGGGCGAGGGCGTGGGCCTGGGTCGCGACCACACGATCTTCGCGACGACCGATGGCGCCGTCACGTTCCGAAAGGGCTTCAAGGGCCGCACCTTCGTAAGCGTGCTTCCCGTGGCCGAGGCAGCCGAGTAA
- a CDS encoding LysE family translocator, translating to MTVAVLPFLAFAASQVGTPGPANMALMATGARFGLRAALPFVAGVALGKQFIIWPVGFGLMQLAASAPWAFEALKWASAAYIIWLAWRVANLRLGEGGAAEAPGFVAGLIVHPLNPKAWAMITGGFTAFVAPGTPAIEATATIAAVLFGCQVVLHPLWTWGGSLVAHHLRGTAAERYLMWTLAGLTVASVLFVLFGGGTT from the coding sequence GTGACGGTCGCGGTCCTGCCGTTCCTGGCCTTCGCAGCCAGTCAGGTCGGCACGCCCGGCCCGGCGAACATGGCGCTAATGGCGACGGGCGCGCGGTTCGGCTTGCGCGCGGCGCTGCCCTTCGTGGCGGGCGTCGCGTTGGGAAAGCAGTTCATCATCTGGCCCGTCGGGTTCGGCCTTATGCAGCTGGCGGCATCGGCCCCCTGGGCGTTCGAGGCGCTGAAATGGGCCTCGGCGGCATATATCATCTGGCTGGCGTGGCGGGTCGCGAACCTGCGCCTGGGAGAGGGCGGCGCGGCGGAGGCGCCGGGGTTCGTCGCGGGGTTGATCGTGCATCCGCTGAACCCGAAGGCTTGGGCGATGATCACGGGCGGCTTCACCGCGTTCGTGGCGCCCGGCACGCCCGCGATCGAGGCGACGGCGACCATCGCGGCGGTCCTGTTCGGATGCCAGGTGGTGCTTCACCCGCTCTGGACATGGGGTGGCAGCTTGGTCGCCCACCATCTTCGCGGCACCGCCGCGGAACGTTACCTGATGTGGACATTGGCCGGGCTCACCGTCGCCAGCGTCCTGTTCGTGCTGTTCGGAGGAGGAACGACATGA
- a CDS encoding GNAT family N-acetyltransferase: MLRPLRRADMGLIEHYARDRRVAEMTTAIPHPLPPGATDAFVTRCLGDAGDEVVWVMDASEASLGELVGLITLERMDRGQAEIGYWVAPVVWNTGLATEAVRALMEANPLGNAQVFGKVFQDNPASARVLTNAGFDYIGDAEAFSVARGAVVPQWTYIRQMA, from the coding sequence ATGCTGCGACCGCTCCGGCGGGCGGATATGGGCCTGATCGAACACTATGCACGGGATCGGCGCGTGGCGGAGATGACGACCGCGATCCCGCACCCGCTGCCGCCCGGTGCCACCGACGCCTTTGTGACCCGCTGTCTGGGCGACGCGGGCGACGAGGTGGTCTGGGTGATGGACGCGTCGGAGGCGAGCCTGGGCGAACTGGTGGGCCTGATCACGTTGGAGCGGATGGACCGGGGCCAGGCCGAGATCGGCTATTGGGTTGCGCCCGTGGTTTGGAACACCGGCCTCGCCACCGAAGCGGTGCGTGCCTTGATGGAGGCCAATCCGCTGGGCAACGCGCAGGTCTTCGGCAAGGTCTTTCAGGACAATCCGGCCTCGGCCCGGGTGCTGACCAATGCGGGCTTCGACTACATCGGCGACGCCGAGGCGTTCAGCGTCGCGCGGGGGGCCGTCGTTCCTCAATGGACCTATATCCGGCAGATGGCTTGA
- the obgE gene encoding GTPase ObgE has product MKFLDLARVYIRSGGGGSGAVSFRREKYIEYGGPDGGNGGRGGDVVVETVEGLNTLIDFRYQQHFFAKAGQGGMGKQRTGKDGDDIVLRVPVGTEILDEDQETVIADMTEPGQRVVLAKGGNGGFGNMHFKSATNQAPRRANPGQPGVEREVWLRLKLIADVGLLGLPNAGKSTFLAATSNARPKIADYPFTTLVPNLGVVGVDGVEFVVADIPGLIEGAHEGRGIGDRFLGHVERSGALLHLIDATSGDVVADYRTIIAELEMYGGGLVEKPRLTVLNKIDAISDEDLAERRATLADAVGGDVLAMSGVSGEGVTVVLRALRDLIGRGGADGAGDGPSDPSGDGDAPWSPV; this is encoded by the coding sequence ATGAAATTCCTCGATCTGGCCCGCGTCTATATCCGCTCGGGCGGCGGCGGCTCGGGCGCGGTGTCGTTCCGGCGCGAAAAGTACATCGAATACGGCGGTCCCGACGGTGGCAACGGCGGGCGCGGCGGCGATGTCGTCGTCGAGACGGTCGAGGGTCTGAACACCCTGATCGACTTCCGCTATCAGCAGCATTTCTTCGCCAAGGCCGGCCAGGGCGGCATGGGCAAGCAGCGCACCGGCAAGGACGGCGACGACATCGTCCTGCGCGTGCCCGTCGGCACCGAGATCCTGGACGAGGATCAGGAGACGGTCATCGCCGACATGACCGAACCCGGCCAGCGGGTCGTCCTGGCCAAGGGCGGCAATGGCGGCTTCGGCAACATGCATTTCAAGTCGGCCACCAACCAGGCGCCGCGCCGGGCCAACCCCGGACAGCCGGGGGTGGAGCGTGAGGTCTGGCTGCGGCTGAAGCTGATCGCGGATGTCGGGCTGCTGGGCCTGCCGAATGCCGGAAAGTCGACCTTCCTGGCCGCCACGTCCAACGCGCGGCCCAAGATCGCGGATTATCCGTTCACCACCCTGGTTCCGAACCTGGGCGTCGTGGGTGTCGATGGTGTCGAGTTCGTGGTCGCGGATATCCCCGGCCTGATCGAGGGCGCGCATGAGGGGCGGGGCATCGGCGACCGGTTTCTGGGCCATGTGGAGCGATCCGGTGCGCTTCTGCACCTGATCGACGCGACGAGCGGCGACGTGGTGGCCGATTACCGCACCATCATTGCCGAGCTGGAGATGTATGGCGGCGGCCTTGTCGAGAAGCCGCGCCTGACCGTGCTGAACAAGATCGACGCCATCTCGGACGAAGATCTGGCGGAGCGCCGCGCGACGCTTGCGGATGCCGTGGGCGGGGACGTGCTGGCCATGTCGGGCGTGTCGGGCGAAGGCGTGACCGTCGTGTTGCGCGCGCTGCGGGACCTGATCGGCCGGGGTGGCGCCGACGGGGCGGGGGACGGCCCGTCCGATCCCTCGGGAGACGGGGACGCGCCGTGGTCGCCCGTCTAG
- the proB gene encoding glutamate 5-kinase, protein MVARLEDAARIVVKIGSALLVDPESGALRQDWLRGLAADVAELRGSGRDVILVSSGSIALGRRVLGLRSSLTLEQSQAAAAVGQIRLAAAYDDVLGPLGITSAQVLVTLDDSENRRRYLNMRATFETLLGLGVVPIVNENDTVATDEIRFGDNDRLAAQVAAMAGADVCVLLSDVDGLYTANPSLDPAARHIPHVATITPEITAMAGEGVSGLSKGGMVTKIMAAQIATQAGCALVISLGCDRPLQALNGADRATWFAPDGDPRVARKRWIASMKPRGTVAIDEGAARALQDGRSLLAAGVTFVGGAFGRGDPVAIEGPDGRKMGQGLIRYTADEGRAIRGLRSSDIEARLGYPGRAALIHRDDMAI, encoded by the coding sequence GTGGTCGCCCGTCTAGAGGACGCGGCGCGGATCGTCGTCAAGATCGGCTCCGCCCTGCTGGTGGATCCTGAATCGGGCGCGCTGAGGCAGGATTGGTTGCGCGGTCTTGCCGCCGACGTGGCCGAGTTGCGCGGGTCGGGAAGGGATGTGATTCTGGTGTCGTCGGGCTCGATCGCGCTGGGACGGCGCGTGCTGGGCCTGCGATCCAGCCTGACGCTGGAACAGTCGCAGGCGGCCGCGGCGGTCGGCCAGATCCGCCTGGCGGCCGCGTATGACGACGTCCTCGGTCCCTTGGGGATCACCTCGGCGCAGGTGCTGGTGACGCTGGACGACAGCGAGAACCGCCGCCGCTATCTGAACATGCGCGCCACGTTCGAGACGTTGCTGGGTCTGGGCGTCGTGCCGATCGTCAACGAGAACGACACGGTGGCGACCGACGAGATACGGTTCGGCGACAACGACCGTCTGGCGGCCCAGGTCGCCGCGATGGCGGGCGCCGATGTCTGCGTCCTGCTGTCGGATGTCGATGGGCTCTATACCGCGAACCCGAGCCTTGACCCTGCGGCCCGTCATATCCCGCATGTCGCGACAATCACCCCCGAAATCACCGCCATGGCCGGCGAAGGCGTGTCGGGCCTGTCGAAGGGCGGCATGGTGACCAAGATCATGGCCGCCCAGATCGCCACGCAGGCCGGCTGCGCGCTGGTCATCAGCCTTGGATGCGATCGTCCGCTGCAGGCGCTGAACGGTGCGGACCGCGCGACGTGGTTCGCGCCCGACGGTGACCCGAGGGTCGCGCGCAAGCGGTGGATCGCGTCGATGAAGCCGCGGGGCACGGTGGCCATCGACGAAGGCGCCGCGCGGGCCTTGCAGGATGGCCGGTCCCTGCTGGCGGCGGGGGTCACCTTCGTGGGGGGTGCCTTCGGGCGCGGCGACCCCGTTGCGATCGAGGGGCCGGACGGGCGCAAGATGGGGCAGGGCCTGATCCGCTATACCGCGGACGAGGGGCGCGCGATCCGTGGACTCAGGTCCAGTGACATCGAGGCGCGGCTGGGCTATCCGGGGCGCGCGGCACTGATCCACAGGGACGACATGGCGATATGA
- a CDS encoding glutamate-5-semialdehyde dehydrogenase, with product MKDHGEDIPALMDRIGRAARAASAVLATASDARKRAALTGAADALWSRREAVLRANADDLDYGRRRGLSDAMLDRLTLDEVRIEGIVESLRAIAGQDDPVGRVLAEWDRPNGLHIRRVATPLGVVGVIFESRPNVTADAGALCLKAGNAVILRGGSESFHSSAAIHGALCEGLRGADLPEAAIQLVPTRDRAAVQAMLTAVDHIDVIVPRGGKGLVGLVQREARVPVFAHLEGIVHIYVDRSAEPDMARKVVLNAKTRRTGICGAAECLLIHRDIAEGLGQDLLDDLMAEGVEVRAGEGLRGRVAATSDDWGTEFLDMKIAARVVDDVEGAIAHVREYGSDHTDCILAEDADAVAAFFARLDSAILMHNASTQFADGGEFGMGAEIGIATGKMHARGPVGAEQLCSFKYLVTGNGAIRP from the coding sequence ATGAAGGATCACGGCGAAGACATTCCCGCCTTGATGGACCGGATCGGCCGGGCGGCAAGGGCGGCGTCGGCGGTGCTCGCCACGGCGTCCGACGCGCGGAAGCGTGCCGCCCTGACGGGGGCGGCGGATGCGCTTTGGTCGCGGCGCGAGGCCGTGCTGCGTGCGAATGCCGACGATCTGGACTACGGGCGGAGAAGGGGCCTGTCGGATGCGATGCTGGACCGGCTGACGCTGGACGAGGTGCGGATCGAGGGTATCGTCGAAAGTCTGCGCGCGATCGCCGGACAGGACGATCCGGTCGGGCGCGTGCTGGCGGAATGGGATCGGCCGAACGGCCTGCACATCCGCCGCGTCGCCACGCCGCTGGGCGTCGTCGGCGTCATTTTCGAAAGCCGGCCGAACGTCACCGCGGATGCAGGTGCACTGTGCCTGAAGGCCGGGAACGCCGTCATTCTCCGCGGCGGATCCGAGAGCTTCCATTCCAGTGCGGCGATCCACGGTGCGCTTTGCGAAGGGCTGCGCGGCGCGGATCTGCCCGAGGCGGCGATCCAGCTGGTGCCGACGCGCGACCGTGCCGCTGTGCAGGCGATGCTGACGGCGGTCGACCATATCGACGTGATCGTCCCGCGGGGTGGCAAGGGCTTGGTCGGACTGGTCCAGCGCGAGGCGCGCGTGCCCGTGTTCGCCCATCTCGAAGGGATCGTGCACATCTATGTCGACCGATCCGCTGAGCCGGATATGGCGCGCAAGGTGGTGCTGAACGCCAAGACGCGCCGGACGGGAATCTGCGGCGCCGCGGAGTGTCTGCTGATCCATCGCGACATCGCCGAGGGGCTGGGACAGGACCTGCTGGACGACCTGATGGCCGAGGGGGTCGAGGTGCGCGCGGGCGAGGGCCTGCGCGGCCGCGTCGCGGCGACGTCCGACGATTGGGGCACGGAGTTCCTCGACATGAAGATCGCGGCCCGGGTCGTGGACGATGTCGAGGGCGCGATCGCGCATGTTCGGGAATACGGCTCGGACCACACGGACTGCATCCTGGCGGAAGACGCGGATGCGGTCGCGGCTTTCTTCGCCAGGCTCGACAGCGCGATCCTGATGCATAATGCGTCCACCCAGTTCGCCGATGGCGGCGAGTTTGGCATGGGTGCCGAAATCGGGATCGCCACCGGCAAGATGCACGCCCGTGGGCCCGTCGGGGCCGAGCAGTTGTGCAGCTTCAAGTACCTCGTCACCGGCAACGGCGCGATCCGGCCCTGA